From the Vibrio metoecus genome, one window contains:
- a CDS encoding glutamate-5-semialdehyde dehydrogenase produces MDLTVLGKAAKAASFQLATASTAQKNQALAIMADQLEAQSASILAANAKDIALGREAGLSDAMLDRLLLNEPRLQAIANDVRNVIKLNDPVGSEIDSRVLENGMSLARRRVPLGVVGVIYEARPNVTIDIAALCLKTGNAAILRGGKETFFSNMELVKVIQSALDKAGLPAASVQYIEKPDRELVTQLLKMDDYVDMIIPRGGAGLHKMCKENSTVPVIIGGFGISHIFVDESADVEKSVAVIENAKVQRPSACNALDTLLVHQAIAKSLLEKLVAKLNGKVTFVAEPKAKALMSSAADLRDAQDGDFDTEWLSYTLGVKVVQDVQEAIDHMREHNASHSDAIMTNDLYNAELFVNTAGSAAVYVNASTRFTDGAQFGLGAEVAVSTQKLHARGPMGLEELTSYKWVGKANYLSRS; encoded by the coding sequence ATGGATTTAACCGTACTCGGTAAAGCGGCTAAAGCGGCCTCTTTCCAACTGGCTACCGCCAGTACCGCGCAAAAAAATCAGGCTCTCGCCATTATGGCCGATCAGTTGGAAGCGCAAAGCGCGAGCATTCTCGCTGCGAACGCGAAAGATATTGCATTAGGGCGCGAAGCGGGCTTGTCTGATGCCATGCTGGATCGTTTGCTGCTTAATGAACCTCGCTTGCAAGCAATCGCCAACGATGTGCGTAACGTGATCAAGTTGAACGATCCAGTCGGCAGCGAAATCGATAGTCGTGTGCTGGAAAATGGTATGTCACTGGCGCGTCGCCGTGTGCCACTTGGCGTAGTTGGCGTGATTTATGAAGCCCGCCCGAACGTTACCATTGATATTGCTGCGCTGTGTTTGAAAACAGGAAACGCAGCGATTCTGCGTGGTGGCAAAGAGACATTTTTCTCTAACATGGAACTGGTCAAAGTGATCCAGTCTGCACTCGACAAAGCGGGGTTGCCTGCAGCATCGGTACAGTACATTGAAAAGCCGGATCGAGAATTGGTCACTCAACTACTGAAAATGGACGATTATGTCGACATGATCATCCCACGTGGCGGTGCGGGCCTGCACAAAATGTGCAAAGAAAACAGCACTGTGCCTGTGATCATTGGTGGATTTGGTATCAGCCATATTTTCGTTGATGAAAGTGCAGATGTGGAGAAATCAGTCGCTGTGATTGAAAACGCCAAAGTGCAACGTCCATCGGCGTGTAATGCATTGGATACTTTATTGGTGCACCAAGCGATTGCCAAATCGTTACTGGAAAAATTGGTCGCAAAACTGAATGGCAAAGTGACGTTTGTGGCGGAGCCAAAAGCGAAGGCATTGATGAGTTCAGCCGCCGATCTGCGCGATGCGCAAGACGGAGATTTTGATACTGAATGGCTCAGCTACACCTTAGGGGTGAAAGTGGTGCAAGACGTACAAGAAGCCATTGATCACATGCGTGAACACAATGCGAGCCACTCTGATGCGATCATGACCAACGATCTCTACAATGCTGAGCTGTTTGTGAATACCGCCGGTTCTGCAGCGGTGTATGTCAACGCTTCAACTCGTTTTACCGACGGTGCACAGTTTGGTTTAGGCGCAGAAGTGGCAGTCTCCACGCAAAAACTGCACGCGCGTGGTCCTATGGGGCTGGAAGAACTCACCAGTTACAAATGGGTTGGTAAGGCTAATTACCTGTCTCGCAGCTAA
- the ribD gene encoding bifunctional diaminohydroxyphosphoribosylaminopyrimidine deaminase/5-amino-6-(5-phosphoribosylamino)uracil reductase RibD → MPMFTSFDHQMMSRAIELAWRGRFTTSPNPNVGCVITRGEQIVGEGFHFRAGEPHAEVHAMRQAGELTRGATAYVTLEPCSHYGRTPPCAEGLIKAGVAKVICAMQDPNPQVAGRGVQMLRDAGIEVQVGLLEADARALNRGFLKRMETGMPYVQLKMAASLDGQTALANGKSQWITSPAARKDVQRFRAQASAILSTSQTVLADNASLAVRWHDLPQSVQAQYAETDLRQPLRVILDRQHQLHPELALYQTPSPVLRVASENADLCISAENGKLDLRELLAQLAQQHNVNQVWVEAGSQLAQSLIEQKLVDEIILYLAPKLMGSDGRGLFGALGLTEMAEAIELKIEDCRMVGADLRIIATPKSKD, encoded by the coding sequence ATACCTATGTTTACCTCTTTTGATCATCAAATGATGTCCCGCGCGATTGAATTAGCGTGGCGTGGACGTTTTACCACTTCCCCCAATCCCAATGTTGGCTGCGTGATCACGCGCGGCGAGCAGATTGTGGGCGAAGGCTTCCATTTTCGAGCAGGCGAGCCACATGCTGAAGTGCATGCTATGCGCCAAGCGGGCGAGCTGACTCGCGGTGCTACGGCTTATGTTACTTTAGAGCCTTGTTCTCATTACGGCCGCACTCCACCGTGTGCTGAAGGCCTTATCAAAGCCGGAGTGGCAAAAGTCATTTGCGCGATGCAAGACCCTAATCCGCAAGTGGCTGGACGTGGCGTACAAATGTTGCGTGATGCTGGCATTGAGGTGCAGGTCGGTTTGCTCGAAGCGGATGCACGAGCACTGAATCGCGGTTTCCTGAAACGTATGGAAACCGGCATGCCTTATGTGCAGCTTAAAATGGCGGCCAGTCTCGATGGCCAAACCGCGCTCGCGAACGGTAAAAGTCAGTGGATCACTTCTCCCGCTGCGCGTAAAGATGTTCAGCGGTTTCGCGCGCAAGCCAGCGCGATTCTTTCCACCAGTCAAACGGTGCTTGCGGATAATGCTTCACTGGCGGTACGTTGGCACGATCTACCGCAATCGGTACAAGCGCAATACGCTGAAACAGATTTGCGCCAACCTCTTCGCGTCATTTTGGATCGTCAACACCAGTTGCATCCAGAGTTAGCGTTATACCAAACACCTTCACCCGTGCTGCGAGTTGCCAGCGAGAATGCCGATCTCTGTATTTCTGCTGAGAACGGAAAGCTTGATTTGCGTGAGCTTTTGGCACAACTCGCTCAGCAACACAATGTGAATCAAGTGTGGGTGGAAGCGGGTAGCCAACTGGCTCAATCATTGATTGAGCAAAAGTTGGTGGATGAAATTATTCTCTATTTAGCGCCAAAATTGATGGGCAGCGATGGCCGTGGTTTATTTGGCGCGCTCGGTTTGACAGAGATGGCTGAGGCCATTGAACTCAAAATTGAAGATTGTCGAATGGTGGGGGCGGATCTGCGGATCATTGCCACCCCAAAATCAAAAGATTAA
- the nrdR gene encoding transcriptional regulator NrdR produces the protein MHCPFCSENDTKVIDSRLVADGHQVRRRRQCLGCNERFTTFESAELVMPRVIKSNGNREPFDEEKMIGGLQRALEKRPVSADAIELAISTIKSKLRATGEREVPSKLIGNLVMEQLKVLDKVAYIRFASVYRSFEDVREFGEEIAKLQD, from the coding sequence ATGCATTGTCCTTTCTGTTCTGAAAACGATACCAAAGTGATCGATTCACGTCTGGTGGCTGACGGACATCAAGTACGCCGTCGTCGTCAGTGTCTAGGTTGTAATGAGCGCTTTACCACTTTTGAAAGTGCGGAATTAGTGATGCCGCGTGTGATTAAATCGAACGGTAATCGCGAGCCATTTGATGAAGAGAAAATGATTGGCGGTCTGCAACGAGCCTTGGAAAAACGCCCAGTCAGCGCGGATGCGATTGAACTGGCAATCAGCACTATCAAATCCAAATTGCGTGCTACTGGTGAGCGTGAAGTGCCGAGTAAACTGATTGGTAACTTGGTGATGGAGCAATTAAAAGTGCTAGATAAAGTGGCCTATATCCGTTTTGCTTCCGTATATCGTAGCTTTGAAGATGTACGAGAGTTTGGTGAAGAGATCGCCAAGCTACAGGATTAA
- a CDS encoding riboflavin synthase has protein sequence MFTGIIEAVGKLTAIIPKGSDVTITVEVGKLDMADVKLGDSIATNGVCLTVVAFDSRSFSADLSMETLKKSGFAQYQVGDRVNLEKAMLPTTRFGGHIVSGHVDGVGEIVERIPVGRAVELWVNMPAELNKYVAEKGSITVDGISLTVNDLRKNAFKLTIVPHTSAETTMDEFQVGRRVNLEVDVLARYMERLLQGSKGSEPQSRLTMDFLQQNGFA, from the coding sequence ATGTTTACTGGAATTATTGAAGCGGTCGGCAAGCTGACTGCCATCATCCCCAAAGGCAGTGATGTCACCATCACTGTTGAGGTGGGTAAGTTGGATATGGCCGATGTCAAACTCGGTGACAGTATCGCGACCAATGGTGTGTGTTTAACTGTCGTAGCCTTTGATTCGCGCAGTTTCAGTGCGGATCTGTCAATGGAGACCTTGAAAAAATCTGGCTTTGCTCAGTATCAGGTTGGTGATCGCGTTAACCTTGAGAAAGCTATGCTGCCCACTACCCGTTTTGGTGGTCACATTGTTTCTGGACATGTGGATGGTGTAGGTGAAATCGTCGAGCGTATTCCTGTTGGCCGTGCGGTAGAACTGTGGGTCAACATGCCTGCGGAACTGAACAAATACGTCGCGGAAAAAGGTTCGATTACGGTCGATGGAATTAGTTTGACGGTGAATGATTTGCGCAAAAACGCCTTCAAACTGACGATTGTTCCTCACACCAGTGCAGAAACTACGATGGATGAATTCCAAGTGGGTCGTCGAGTGAATCTGGAAGTGGATGTGTTAGCTCGTTACATGGAGCGCTTGCTCCAAGGAAGCAAAGGGAGCGAACCACAATCGCGACTAACGAT